DNA from Ammospiza caudacuta isolate bAmmCau1 chromosome 6, bAmmCau1.pri, whole genome shotgun sequence:
ctgtgggcagagcagaggggggtTAGTGGGACCCCAGGGGATGTGACAGGAAGGGGATCCCAGTGAGGTGGCAcaacagggctggggacaggggaggggcGTGGGATGGCTGGGGGTGAGGTGAGGGCAGGGGGAGGGTTGGATCAATCCAGCCATCCCGACCATGGGAGCAGTGagaggggctttggggacatCCAGGGAGAAAcaagcagtgcccagggctgggctctggtccCAGTCCCCTACCTTTCCTTGGGGCCAACCTGTTGGTGTGTCCGAGCAGGGCACGCTCCCTCCCTCCGGTGCTCCTCGCCACGGTCTTCTCCAGTGAGGAAAACTGCGGCCTCCACGTCCTCAGAAGCTCCAAGCAGCTTATTTGTCCCCAAATAAAGCTGctttttggggcatttctgCACAATCACAGGTCAGGCACTGACAGCACTGGGCAGTTGCACACAGGCTGCCTCTTCTCCCGTCAAAATTCTCTTGGTCTTGCgggaaaggaaatgttttgtcCGAGCAAATACCCCAGAGGATGAACGCTGCAGCAGTTACATCTCGCTGTGAAAGAATCTTGATGCTTTTAGGATTCAACCTGATATCTCATTAGACTGGTAATTGCCACCTTCCTAATTGTTTGATAGTGCTCCAGCCTCCtctccccatcctgtcccaatGCTGGCATCCTTCTGAGATTGTTCATTACCGCGTGCATTTGCCTCCCAGCGTGAGAATCCCTCTCCACCAACTTCATCCTGCTCCAGGCCTGGGTGAGAATTTGGAATTTGTTGTCTGACCCATCACTCTGGATTCACTCCAGTTGGTTTGGGGGCCCTCCTGGACAAGCTGGTACTCACTGAGAGAGCCTGGAGAGGCTGGtggcagagaggggaggtgacaggggacagcacACCCCACATCCCTGTCTGCAACCCTACACAGGAAGCACCCATTCACCCCCACCAAAAAGTTTTGGGGTGGCAGaagaggggaggggagagggtcTTGGGCACATCCAAACATGGGGGGCATGGGTGACATCGCTGCTGGGATGGCATGTCCCTGAGCAAAGCGGGGTGtcacagcctgtcccagccGGGTTGGAATCACTAGGAAAGACAGGAGCTGGGTGGCTGTCCCCTCACCCCGGTGCCGGGCACAGAGAGTCCGGCGGGGCACAGCACGGGTGTGACAGCCGGGCTGGCGGTGACAGCGGGGCCAGGGCACTGAGTCACCGCCACCCCCGTGCCTGCTCCACCCCTGGACTTTGCCTCCCGCGGATGCTCGGGGCAATAAACCCCAGGCTCGGAGGCGTCGGGGAGGGCACCGGGGTCCCATCGCTGGGGGCTGCGCTGTGCAGGGGGATCTGCACGAACGGGATCGGGATGGGGAGTGGGATCTGGAGTCGGATCAGAGAATGGAGTGTGCCTGAGGCGGCGGGCAGGAGTGCGAGGGAGCGGCACCCAGGCAGGCAGGACACGCAGGTGGCAGTGTGACGCTTGTGCACGGCGCCGGGAGAAGGTCACCTGTGCGCCAGGACACTCGTACGTGTGTCCCGGCCGCTGTCACAgccccgggcgggcgggcgggcccGGCGGGCGGGTGACACGGGTGACAGCCGCACCCTGGAGCGGGCGGGCGCTTCCCGCCTGcccgtccccatccctgtccccgccGAGGCCACTCGGGCTCCGTGGCCCCAGCGGACACCCCCATGCAGCGGGAGCgcggggagcagagcccaggagccCCCGAAACCGAGGTCAAGGCTGTCATCGTCGGGGATGGCGGCTGCGGGAAGACGTCGCTGCTGGTGGCCTTCGCCAAAGGGGACTTCCCCAAGGTACGGGATGCCTGTCCCCTGGGGGGTGCGGGACTGTCCCCGGGCCTGCGGGAGCGGTGGCGGGCAAAGGGCGGTGGGACCGACACGGTGGCAGCAGCGGGGCCCTCTGAGGCGGGACATGGGGACGGGGGCTGGCCCAGCTTGGGGCTGATGGGGGTCTGTGACACCTCTGCCTCTCTTGGGGAGTCCCGGGGGGAAACAGGGTTTGTCCCTCGGTGAGGGCACATAAGGGACTCGGAGAGTGCAGGGAAGGGGGGCAGCCACAGAGACCCCAGAACCCCTGTCCTGAATCCCCAAGTCCCCCTGGGGCATCCAtgtgccctgggatgggggaCAAGGGTGGTTCCTATccctctgccctggggaggatgcaccatttcctgctgcctgcttccctgcctgtgctctgtcctgtccccaggggtgtcccctcTGTCACTGCCCCCCACAGCCGCCTGTGTGAcctgtgtcctgtcccctgGCAGGTCTATGTCCCCACCGTGTTTGAGAAGTACACAGCGTCCCTCCAGGTTGCCGGCAAGCCCGTGAAGATCCACCTGTGGGATACAGCAggtgggacagcaggggacagcccGGGCTGGTGTGCCCCCCACTCTCCCACCCGGGcgttttggggtgtcccacaCGTGTGGTCATGTTTTGTCCCCTCCAAGGGGTCCCCATGACTGTGGCAGAGGGGGCTGACCCACAGCCTCCCCACAGATGTCACTTTCACGGTGTGTCATGGTTTCCTTCTCCACCCGGCAGGACAGGAAGACTACGACAGGCTTCGCCCTCTGTCCTACTCAGATGCCAACGTTGTCCTCATGTGCTTTGATGTCACCGACTCCAACAGCTTTGACAACATCCTAACAAAGGTAACGCAGCCCCGGGGGTGccacctgtcccctgtccccatccctgggtggcATGTGCCCATCCCGGGATGACATGTCCCTTCACAGTGGTACCCGGAGGTGAACCACTTCTGCAAGGGGGTCCCGGTGCTGCTGGTGGGCTGCAAGACGGACCTGCGGCAGGACCAGGAGGCGCTGCAGAAGCTGAAGGACGGGCGGATAGAGCCCGTCTCCCGCCAGCAGGTGGGTGTCACCTCCGGGTGACAGGTGACACGGCACAGGACAGGACAGCGGGGTCCTGGGGAGGTgtgactctgtgtgtgtgtccccgcagggagaggccatggcCCGGCAGGTCCGCGCCGTGTCCTACATGGAGTGTTCAGCCAGGTACCAGGACAACGTCGGGAACATCTTTGTGACAGCCTGCAATGCCGCCATCAGCGCCGCCCGCCGGAGGCAGCGCAAGGCGGGACCCAGGAGGGGCTGCGCCATCCTCTGAGCCCCCCGGCTCGGCACAGCCCCCTCGGACAGCCACTGCTGTCCCCGAGCTCCGACACCTCTGCCTCCGCCACCGGAGCGCCGCCGCCacccgcccggcccggggctggcACCGGCGGTCACCGCGGGGTGACAGCAGGAAAGCATTCCTGGCATGAACTGTCACCCGCCTGCATCCCAGAGTTCCTTTCCAGCTGGGGATGCCGCtggggatgtccctgtcccGCCAGGAATCCATCCCAGcgtcctgtgccagcagcccctgccagccgggctctggggacacagaaCTGATTTGGGGCTCCCCTTCCCGCTGGCAGGCCAGCGCCggagggggacacggggtcACTGCAGGGCCATCTTCTGCCATTAAAGTGACTCAAAACTCATCGGCCTGAGCGgtccctggggcaggggcagcccctgcaCGGCCTGGGGGCGTCGGGGACCCTGGGTGGGTGTTGGGGACACAATGTGGGTGTCAGGGATATGGTGTGGGTGTCGGGGACATGGTGTGGGTGTTGAGGACAGGATGTGGGTGTTGGGGACATGGTATGGGTGTCAGGGACATGGTGTGGGTGTCAGGGACATGGTGTAGATGTCGGGGTTATGGTGTGGGTGTCAGGGACATGATGTGGGTGTTGGGGACATGGTGTGGGTGTTGGGAACAGGATGTGGGTGTTGGGGATGTGGTGTAGGTGGGTGTTGGGTTCCCGCCATGGGCCCAGGTTGGATGAGAGACCACCGGGATGGGGTCATCATCCGATTTTGGGTTGAGGTATGTGTGAGCATGTGTTCAGGTGTGTGCTGCACATACAAGTCTATAACCACATGTATAGTTATATACATATGTTTTTATATACATGCTTCTATATAATGTATATCTAACTATAGAGTTAATGTATAGCCATCCATATCcctatatttattttatatatcaCTGCATACAGTTAGGCTGTAACTATCTATAGAACTATGTATAGTTTATAAAACACTGTTTATAGTGTATAACTAAGGAGCTGTACTGGTTACCCAGGTGGATGTAGGTGCCTGCCGGTGTCTCTGCATTCAGACCCCCATACAGGCGTGCACAGCCGTGCGAGCACCCGCGAAGCCCGCGGGGACACCGAGGGGCCTCACGGCGGAGCGTTTTGTGCCAcgagccccccaaaatcccaccgGGGCTCCCCCTCTCCGGCCCCCCCGCCAGGGGCGTGGCCACGTGGGGAAGGGGCGTGGTTATGAGAGGGGGCGTGGTTTGTACGGGGTGGGCGTGGCCGGGCCCGAGACGCGcgcgcgcggggcggggccgggccgggcagcgcACGGCGCACGCGCGGGCTGTGGGGGGGGCCCGTGCGCGCGGCGCGTGCGCGTGGCGTCGGTGTGTATGTGAGGCTCTGACGGGTTCAAaatggcggcggcggctcctgTGTGAGGAGGGGGAATCGCGTCCcggccggggggcggcggcgcaGGGGGGGCACCGCGcgggcgggacggggcgggcggcgccggCGGAGCCCCGGCACTCGGCGGCGGGAGGGGTGCGGTGGCGatggaggcggcggcggcggtggcggggGGACGCGggccgcggcggcggggggcggccggCGGGGCTGTCAGCGCCCGCTGCCcgcgccgggagcggcggggccgggggcgcggcgggcccggggcgcGATCGCTGCTGACCGGGGGTTCCTCCTCCTCCGTCTGTTCTGTTCCCCTTCCCCCGTGCCGGCGGTAGAAGAGGACAAAGGCGCAGGAGAGACCTGGTGAGCACCGCGGGGTCACCGGCGAGCCCCGAGTTTGTGCGGGGCCCCGGAGCGCGGCCGGGCGGGAGCGGGCGCGGGCGGCTCTCCCCTTGCCGGGCCCCGGGAGGCCGCGTCGGGAAGTTGAGGAGGGGGCGGCGGGTGCCGGCTGACAGCTCCCCGGGGaccgtccctccctccctcccgcctCCCGTCCTGCCCCCCGTCCTGCCCCGGCGGGGGCGGGCTGGGGTGGCCCGGCGGGCCGGGGCTGGCCCCTTcccccgcggcggggccggcgcgccGAGCTCCGCTTGTCCGGTTGTTTATAAACAGAGTTCAGCAAGTGTGGGGAAGCTGCCTCCCTCGACCGAGCCGGAGTCCGGTGCCGTGGCTCCAAGGGAGGCAGGGGTGGGGAAGGTGCTGGCGGGACCGGGAGCGCTCGGGGGTCGGGGAGGAGCAGGACGGAGCGAGTTCGCCCTGCGTGGTCGTAGCGGTTCTGTAACACTGAGGGGATGGCAGATCCCCTTCCTCGATCCTATTCCCCGATTCTCCTCCCCGAAGGTCCGACTTAGGCATAGTGCTGGGGATTAAGAGCCGTGCCATACCCAGGCTTTGGTTGGTTTCtgtccctttaaaaaaaaaaagtgtaggTGCCATCTGACGCCCTGGGAGGTTTTCCTAGGTTGGTTTGTGGTGTCACAAGGTGGCACATTTGGAGAGCTCAGCATTTAGGTCTCCTCCAGCCAGGAGTTAGATCCCTAGCTGCTCCCCTGCTTGGGTGCTATGTGTAAGAGATCCCATATGCCTTCCCCGCTCATGGGACACATCCTGTAGCACTGTAGTTTCTCCCGGGTGCCACGGTATAGGATATCCCAAGGCCAGTGATTGTGTTGTTTGGAGAAGGATTTGACAGCACCTTCCCTGGTTTTTATCCCATTGTGGGCCAGAGGAGCCGCTGGTGGTAGTGTGGAGCCAGGGTGGGagacctgcagctcctgttgTGTTACAGGAGAGCTGGTGAAGTCCTTTACCCTGACATTTATTCTGAGTTAAAATAGGAGCCTTAGAGGTTGGCATGGGCTCATCCACTGGGTTCTCccagcccccagggcagggtggggtTGGCCCCAAGAGGAGAAGGGAAGTGAGGGGtgtgggtgtccctgtgcccttttTCACTGTTTGCCTCTGGCTCCCAAGGAGGAAGAGGACGATGACAGCAGTCCTGGCGTGTCCTTTTCGCTCTCCTCCGAGGAGTCGGAGATGGAGCCCGAGGAAGAACGGATCCGATACAGCCAGAGACTGGTCAGTGGTGCCCTTGGGACAGTCCTGTTCCAGGCTTGCTTCTcttgcagctgcagaggggaagggcttttcctggcagcagggttgAACCACCCAGATGCAGGCTGCTCAGAGGTGTGGGTTTGGCTCTGGTTGGCTTTGTGGGTCTTTTTGTGTCACTGAGTTTGTACTAATGAAGGGAATttggctgctgagctctggaaaGGGAGGTTGGAGACTgaagctggggaaggagcttTGGGGTAGGAACATGAAACTGGTGTCAGTGTAGTTTCTGTCACAACAGTTTTTTTTATGTGTGTTTGTGACAAGCAGAGGACCTGAAACACTGTGTGTTACCAGTCTTGATTTAGGTGGCTGTGAAAGCTGAGGGAACCAGCTCCAGCTTCAGGCTTCAGTTTTCCTGTGCCTGTGTCTCTTCCCAGTGTTTTCTTCTGAAGGGAGCTGTTCCAGCATTCAGGTCCCAGTCAGGCCCTGTCAGGAGCTCTGGTGTTTCTGCTGGGACTGCATGAATCCAATGGAAATTGGGCTGTAACTGGGAGCAGCTTGGGAGCAACTGCTCTTAGAGTCTGAGGTGATAttcccagggagggagggaagctgCTGTGCCTCCCACACTCTTTTGAGGCAGCTGCAAGCCCCCAGGGAGGGCAagtggcagctctgtggtggAGGGAGTCCCTCTCTGAGTCACATCTGTACCCTCACCTTCAAGGTGCTGCCCATAAAGGTGAATCTTTATCCTTTAATTCTCTGGAATCATTTGGTGTGAGGCTGTGTGGTTCTTGGCATTAGGCTTTGTCCTCAAGATGAGCAGTTCTGGGTGCTGGGGAGTTCCCCAGTGCTTTGGTGGATGTTTTAATTTGGCATCAGTGCAGTCCCACCTCCTCCCTCATCCTGACACATCTAttcccacagctgtgcaggaTGCAGCTCAAGGTGCTGGTTTGGCTGGGGAGTGATCCAGGACTAACCCAAAACATCTGGATAAGGATGTGGCAGGTGAAGGGGGCTATCAGCCAGGAACTTGTCAGTTGAAGTATGCTTATCATCTCTCAAATGGAAATCAGGAGGAGCTGGTGTCCTGGTGCAGGtgggctgggctccagcaggaTGTGCTAAGCTGGATAAATGCCTGCAGGCTGATGAGCTCCGTGCTTAAGGGGTTTGGGAGGGCACatgggcagcagggtgaggcTCACCTGGACTTGTGTGCTGTCTGTGCTGGCCTGAGGCCCAGGGAGGAGGCATGACCCCTGTGGGGTGGCTGAGGCTTAACTCCTACCTCCTGCCATGCTTTTCCTGGAAACTTCCAGCTCATTATGTGCTCCTGCTGTGTCAGTGATGCTCTCTTGCTGAAGGACCCTTAAAAGAtgattgtttttcttctgtagaGCATGATTTGACTTATTCGAATATCCCACATATGCCTTGGCCTTGGGAGCTGGGTTAGTAGGCCTGAATGAGAAGTTCCAAGTAGGGAAGCAGTGAGCTGCTGGTACAGtgtgtttctgctgctgtcagctgtgTTTCTGGTGTGTGACTGGGGCTCaaatagcaaaaaataaatgtattttaacaaACCAATCCAGGTGTGATAGTAGTTCTACCAGCCAAACAACCTGAACCTGAAGTTTATGGTGGTGAAGGAGCTGAATTAATTGTGTGGTTTGATGGTGCCAGCTGAGATGGCAGAGGCGGTTTGTTCTCTGGTGTGTCAGGTAATCACACTGGCAGCATCCTTTTCCTGACTAGTTTCTGTGGGACATAGATGAAATCTCGAGTGTTCTGTGTTATTCTCTTTAATTTGCACTAATGTTGCCTTCCCCTGCTTTGACAAAAATCTGATGTGTGTCTGTTTTGTGAATGAATTTATCAGTGCTGGTGAAAGATCTGGGTTTGGAGGAGAATTTCACCTCTGCTTCAGGTGTGGTCACGTTCCTTCAGGAATTCTCTGCTGGGTCACACATGCCTGTGTGGCACAATGACACCGATTGGATGGGCTGCACTGCCCTAACTGTACTTCCTTCCTAGCTCAGGCTCTGCATCCATGACTCCCAGGATAACACAGGCCTGGGTGAGGGCTCTGGACTCAGAGATATCTTGGGAGGATGTCTTGCACCCATCCATGACCATCTGTGGGAGAAGCTGTGTCCTGGTGAGCTCTGGGAGGCTCACACAGGCCGTGGGTGATGCTGAGTGTGGAGAGGACACAGAGGAGCAGGTTATGGGCTATCCATGCTCCTCACCAGACACTGGGAGCAGTGCAGATGGGACTTGCAGGCACTGTGGAGCAGTTTCCTGCTAATTCTGTATGTGAGTTATTCTGCCCGGCTCTGTAACGAGGCATTTCCTGGGGCTTGGGCTGAGGTTCCAGCATTTCAAGCTGGAGTTGTGTGTTTGGAGGCCCTTAACCAAGGAGCTGAAATGCTCTATTGTGTCCTGAGCCTGAGTGAcagtccagccctggcactaACAATGCCACGGTCCCTCTCTGAGACTTGGAAGTCTTTGCTGGCTGTCACTGGGTGGTTGCACCCAGCCCATGTCACACCAGGCTGTTGGGCTCCCACGAGGAGCCTGGACTCCTGAAAGGCTCTGCAGAAAGAGATCCATtgggctgctgctcacagaggcTGCCTGcccttctgcagagcagccctgccatgtTCCTGGGTGCTGGAAGTGTGAGGAAATCTCACcttctgcctgctccagggctcgttttggcagggctgtgctgtgaactGAGACTAGCAAGGCCCTGTGAATTGCAAGCTGGGATTAGCACATTACCACAGTGCTGCCATGTGCTTGCAGTGACAATGTTCAGGGTGAGAAATGAAGGGCAGCAGCGCTGGATCACTTCAGAATGACttgggagcacagcaggggaGGGCCATTATCCGAAGGACAAATCCTGCTCATCACAGCCTTCCCAGCAGTCTGGATCTCAGGGTGTGGTTCCCAGTTAGGATTGCCGGGGTGGTAGAGCTGGTTGAGGAGGTTTTCTCCCTCAATGAGTGAGTGCTCTGGGAGCTGATGGCCCTGAGGTGAACATTGCCTCAGGGAATTGTGCATCATGCCCTGGATAGAAGTTGGCAGGGGGGAGGCACAGTCCCAGCTGTTGTCTGTGCTGGGGTAGTGAGCAAACCTGACGGGGCTGAAAGTCTGAGATGGGGAGACAGGGTGGGGTAGGAACCTCTTAaactggctctgctgctggagagagcctggGGAGGAGCCTCGCCCtccctgggggctctgtgggctgagccacagcccctgctggggTGTTGGGCCCCAGTGACCATCCCTGGCTGGGTGCAGTGTCGCCCTTGTTGTGGCTGTGGGAAGAGCTGTGACACCCATGAAGGGAAATGGGCTCGTGGAGCAGGAGATCAAagtgctgtgggtgctggagaGTTAGGGAGGtgagagggagctggggagtgctgtgctctgtcccGTGGTCTGAGGCAGTCTGTGTCCTGCCCtagcactgccctgccctctggTCAGATCCTTGTGTGAAATTCGAGAGGAGGCTCTGCCTGTCCCTACCAGCCAGAGCAGAGGCCTCTCCTGTAAACAGCAGTTACCAAACCTGCCCTTACATGTCGGTGTCCACCCCGAGAGAGCTCAGATGGGCTTTGCAGCATGTGCAGCCATCAGCTGGGGGGTGAAGCCTGGGGAGTGTGCAGGACAAGGTTTTTCCTACAGCCTTGCATGCTGTGGAGTGATCCCAGCTCAGCCCGTGCCTGAGGGGTGGCACTTCTGGCTCTGACCAGTGCCCAGattcccagcagctggaatcTTGTGGTTTCCAACTTGTTTGTATTCTTTCTGCAGGATGATAGTTCTGCAGGGTGATAGTTCAGGACACAAGTCCCGCAGGAAGGCCCACACATGTTGACAGGACACTTGTGACAGTTTTTCTCACAGGATAGGAATAAATTGAGGGATAGGAATAAATTGAGGGATAAATGGCCTCCAAGCTGAGAGAGGGAGGTCAGGGGGAGCAGGCTGTGGGCTGCCTGTGTCAGGTAAGATGggaaagaggaggatgcagcttCCTACCTTTCGTGTGTTGCTCCATCTTGAGAGTTTCACAGTATCCCAACAGTGGGATGTGAGGAGCAATCCCATCAGGTTCAGCCCAAGTTTTGGTTTGTCCTGTACAGCTGCTCACTGCCAGGTAATGATCCCTGGGGATTGCTGGTGTTTGTCACCCCCAGGTACTGGGGGGGGTGACAGAGGCCAGTCCTGCTGCATTCTGGCTgttccagggctgctcccactgATTCGGGACTCACATGAGTGCACTGGGGTGACCCTGCCTGTGTCAGATACTGAGCATGGGATGAGCCCCAGGCACTGGGTGAGGATTTGGGTGGTTTTACATCACCTGCCCCCTCTTCCCCACATTTGAAATGTGACACTGGCAATTCCTGTCAAGCCAAGCTCCTTCCTGGAGTTCCTCTGTGTCCTCTGTGTGAAACCCAGCTTGGCCAAATGTCCCTGCTGGACACACCTCAGCTGCCCAGTCTAGACAGGACCCGGGCAAGGGGGGTAATTAATCTCTCCCACATGCCTCGAACTGGAGGCACTACAAATGAGTCATTCCCAATGACCCAGGTGTAATAAATGAGCTCTAAATAATTCAGGGGCTGTTCAGATTTGGTCTGGGCAGGGCTTTGGTGGAAACTAGCAGCAACTGAAGGCTATTCTTGGAAAGCTTTAGAAATCCCTTTGAGCACTTAGATCCTGCCAGATGCATGACTGTGCTGGTCCCTGGGAGAATACGTCCCTGAAACCAAGTGGATGCTGTTCCCTGTCAGCAGAGAGGGATGCAGGAGGTAAATATCTGCTGGATTCTTACTGTCCcaagcctggctgtgctctgagtGTGTCCTGGAAGCTGCAGTGCTGACTAAGCAAGGAGCCAAATACCACAGAAGCACTTCAAGTTACCTGTGAGTTACCAAACGATCTCTGCAGGCTTCATTTATGTTCCTATACTAACCAGGAATAAGTTTTCCCAGGATTATCCCAGCTGGAGGTGACACTGACAAGTCAGGAGAGcagtccctgtgcccccagtgccTTTTTAGTTATGT
Protein-coding regions in this window:
- the RHOD gene encoding rho-related GTP-binding protein RhoD, producing the protein MQRERGEQSPGAPETEVKAVIVGDGGCGKTSLLVAFAKGDFPKVYVPTVFEKYTASLQVAGKPVKIHLWDTAGQEDYDRLRPLSYSDANVVLMCFDVTDSNSFDNILTKWYPEVNHFCKGVPVLLVGCKTDLRQDQEALQKLKDGRIEPVSRQQGEAMARQVRAVSYMECSARYQDNVGNIFVTACNAAISAARRRQRKAGPRRGCAIL